Genomic window (Deinobacterium chartae):
GCGGGCCGAGGCGCGCAACCGCGAGATCGGCTTTGTGTTTCAGGCCTTTCACCTGCTGCCCCGCCTGAACCTGCTCGAGAACGTGGAGGTCCCGCTGACCTACGCGGGCATGCCGGCCGCCGAGCGGCGCGAGCGCGCGTGGCAGATGCTCGAACGGGTGGGCCTGGCCGCCAAGGCCCGCAACCTGCCCTCGCAGATCAGCGGCGGGCAAAAGCAGCGCGTGGCCGTGGCGCGCGCCCTGGCGGTCCGCCCGCGCCTGCTGCTGGCCGACGAGCCGACCGGCAACCTCGACACCCGCACGAGCGAGGAGATCATGGCGCTGTTCCAACGGCTCAACGACGAGGGAACCACCGTGGTGATCGTGACGCACGAGAACGACATCGCCGCGTACACCCGGCGGGTGGTGCGGGTGCGCGACGGTCTGATCGAGTCCGACACGGTCAATAGCCACTACCGCCGGGTGGTGCCCGCATGACCGCCCAGACCGATCAGGCTCCGACCCAGACCCGGACCGCTCGCGCGAACGGTCCGGGTCTGGGGGGAGCCATCGTCATCGCGTGGCGGGCGATCATGGGTACCCCGCTGCGCTCGTCGCTGACCGCCCTGGGCGTCATCATCGGCGTGGCTGCGGTCATCGCCCTTACGGCCATCGGCAGCGGCAGCAGCGCCGGGGTGACCAAGAGCCTCGAGAGCCTGGGCACCAACTTGCTGACCGTGCAAGGCGGCGCAGCGCGCAGCGGCGCAGGCGGCACCCGCATCCGCTTCGGACCGCGCGACACCATCACCCTGAAAGACATCGAGGCCATCGAGGGTGCCCTGGGCTCGCGCATCACCGCGCTGGCCCCCGCCTCGCAGACCAGCGTGCAGGCCAAGGCGGGAGCCAACAACTTGCAGGTCACGGTGGTGGGGACCTGGCCTGCCTACGAGAGCGTGCGCAATTCGCCGGTTGCCAGCGGCAGCTTCTTTACCCAAGAAGACCTCGAGGGGCGCAGGCGGGTGGCGGTGGTGGGCTACCAGATCGTGACCGACCTGTTCGACGGCCAAGACCCCATCGGGCAGAAGCTCCGGTTGGGCAACGTGACGTTTACGGTGGTGGGCACCCTGCCCGACAAGGGCAACTCGGGCTTTGGCAACCCCAACGCGCAGGTGCTGGTGCCGCTGAGCACCTACCAGCAGCGGCTGGCGCGCGGCAGCCGCAGCGGCACCTCGGTCACGGTGGGCTCGGTGTACATCCAGGCGGCCAGCAAGGACGACCTCAGCAGCCTGCAGGCCGACATCGAGGCGGTGATCGCCGGGCAGCACCGCCTTTCCGACCCGTCCGCGTACGACTTC
Coding sequences:
- a CDS encoding ABC transporter permease; its protein translation is MTAQTDQAPTQTRTARANGPGLGGAIVIAWRAIMGTPLRSSLTALGVIIGVAAVIALTAIGSGSSAGVTKSLESLGTNLLTVQGGAARSGAGGTRIRFGPRDTITLKDIEAIEGALGSRITALAPASQTSVQAKAGANNLQVTVVGTWPAYESVRNSPVASGSFFTQEDLEGRRRVAVVGYQIVTDLFDGQDPIGQKLRLGNVTFTVVGTLPDKGNSGFGNPNAQVLVPLSTYQQRLARGSRSGTSVTVGSVYIQAASKDDLSSLQADIEAVIAGQHRLSDPSAYDFNVQNQADALASLNSTTQTLTLLVGAIAGISLIVGGIGIMNIMMVSVTERTREIGVRKALGAKPRDILTQFLVEAFVLSVGGGIIGLLLGVGCAYLGLLVGITPVFSPVTLLIAFGFSALVGIFFGYYPASRAARLDPVDSLRYE
- a CDS encoding ABC transporter ATP-binding protein — its product is MTAPSVIHLEGIRKVYTSGDVEFQALKGVSLDIQAGEMVSLMGPSGSGKTTLMQIIGLLDRPDGGTYRLSGRDVTDLSENERAEARNREIGFVFQAFHLLPRLNLLENVEVPLTYAGMPAAERRERAWQMLERVGLAAKARNLPSQISGGQKQRVAVARALAVRPRLLLADEPTGNLDTRTSEEIMALFQRLNDEGTTVVIVTHENDIAAYTRRVVRVRDGLIESDTVNSHYRRVVPA